ATTTATGCAGTTCAACATCAAATTTTCTTCAGTTACACTTTTTGAAGTGCATTGGGAGTTATCACATTAATGGTGCTCtacatatttattttcatttatttattcgtGTGCTGTGATTATTTCACATACCTTGGGAAGCTGGTGAATGACCATCTTGGACCAATGTAGTTTGCATAGTGACAGTTTGGCATTTTGATTATACCACAATGAAGGTACAGCAATTTATGCCCAAGTCAGTAGATACATGACTTAGGAAACTTTCAGCTGATGCTCTCATGCACCCTACCCCATGTCCTTGTCTAGGTAGTAAAGTTCCTTCTATTTACTAAATTTCACCCATTTCAATATCTCTCTAATATAAATTCCGTTTCCAATGGAAagactgaagaaaaatattgtcTTAGCCATTCTATCATGCCCTTATTATGGACACACAAAGGTCTATTCTTAGAGatcaaaagacatctggatgggtaaatgaataggaagggtttggagggatatgggccaagtgctggcacatggaactagattggattgggatagctggtcggcgtggacaagttggacggaagggtctgtttccatgctgtacatctctatgactctatatttaatatttttatccACTCTGCTTAAAGATATTCTTGATTCACTTGAAATCAACTTGTTTTTAAATACACTTTCTGTTATTGCTCCCAttccttttaaaaattcttttgttGATGTCActaacaaggccagcatttgttctcTATCACTGATTACCCTTGAGTGGTTTGCTAgaccattccagagggcagttatgagtcaatcatattgctgtaaATCTGCAGTCGCTTATTGGTCCGATAAGGAAGGCTGTGTTCCTTCCTTAAAGGCCGTTAGTGAATCAATTGGTCACTATCACTGTGGAAAATTTCATAGTTATAGATTGTGTTAATGGAATTTAAGTTTCACCAAAAATCCATATCTGCAGAAGATTAGCCTGGCTGACTGGAAAGTCCATTACACCACAATTTTGTCCATTTTGTGTAGCAATTATTCTTACTCAACCATTGGCTAACTAATCTGACTGGTTCTCAGCCAGGCATAGCTTTCTCTGTCTGTTGTTCTCTTATGACTTTGTTTCCTGTAACCCAGAGTGGATCAATTAAGGCTGTGCATTTTCCATACCCCACAACTGAGCCAAAGTCCCTCTGGCAGCTACAGAAAATAGTCATGAGGGTAATGGAATGCTGCCCTTTGTATCGAGAGGGCTGGAGTATAAGGAGCAGAAGTTACTCCGCTATTATACACAACCCTGTTTAGACTTTACCTGAAGTACTGCGAGCAGATATGGgcaccacacaataggaagggtatattggccttggagggactACAAtataagtttacaagaatgatacatgGATTTCAGGGCTTAAGTAATGATGAGAAATTACACCAACTGGGTCTGTTTTCGCTAGAATTTTAAAAGGATGATCTAATCAAAGTATTCAAGGTATTAACAGGGAAAGAtaaggtggataaagttaaactatttccactggttggagattctagaatgaGGGAGCATGGTCTCAAAATTAAAGCTAtatcattcaggagagatattcaGATGCACTTAgattaatacagcacagaaacagacccttgaacCAAGCCGTCTATGATGatcatgttcctaaactaaactagtcacacctgcctgcatttggcccatatccctccaaacctttagtattcatgtacttgtccaaatgtcttttaactgttgtaactgtacctgcaaccatcacttttggttaaaaatcacaaaacaccaggttatagtccaacaggtttatttggaagcacactagctttcggagcatcgctccttcatcagatgatagtggaggacacaatcctaaggtacagaatttatagcaaaagtttacagtgtgatgtaactgaaattatagattgaaacattgattgtctgttaagcctttcttatacattgaaacattgattgtctgttaagcctttcatctgttagaatactgggataatttcacttcttccatgtgtaaatcacaaaaccttttttttaaaaagttgcattctcgggttagctgttaacaatggtgatactagacaatatgttgaaggtgttggccccctgtgttctttgtctatgccatgatgcttaGATTGATGCTaacctaaaaagtgagataactgcgttttacataaattcatgcagtttttgagctcagagttctacatgaatgaatgcagtttttgagcagagtacaatgtaaccctgcaagtacaaattcaccccacaaaatatatatgtgcatgtgggtctttgtctgtctgtgggtgcgtgtctgtctgggttgggggttgtgagtgcgagaaagtgtatgtgtgtgtgtggtgagtgcagagtgtcttaagtctgtgaggggtgcatgtgtgtgtgtgtgtctgtaaagggtgtgtgtgggtgtctgtgtgcgcgtctgtgtgtccgtgtgtatgtgtgtataggaatgcctgtgtgtgtgagagtgtgtgtgtgtttagtgcaatggtggtcacctgtaatgtgacatgaaaccAAGGTCCCGgctgaggccctccctatgggtactgaacttagctatcagcctctgctcggccacttttctctactgcctgtcccgaagtccacattggaagatggtcacccgaaggtccgaggtcgaatgtcctggaccactgaagtgttccccaactgggagggaacattcatgtctgttgattgttatgtggtgcccattcatccgtggtcgtagcctttgctcggtttccccaatgtaccatgcctccgggcatccttgcctgcaacgtatgatagacaacgttggctgagtcacatgagtacctaccatgtacaaggtgggaggtgtcctcaagcataatggtggtatctatgtccacaatctgacacgtcttgcagcgcctaccatgacagggttgtatggagttgtcctgagagccggacAGCTTTCTACGAACAATGcgctgtttgaggtttggcagttgtttaaaggcaagtagtggaggtgtggggaaggtcttggtagcaagctgcctggctctcaggaaaactccatacaaccctgtcatggtaggcgctgcaagagtgtcggagtgtggacatagataccaccattacgcgtggggacacctcccaccttgtacatggcaggtactcatgtgactcagccaacattgtctatcttatatgttgcaggcaaggatgcccgggggcatggtacattggggaaaccgagcaaaggctacgacaacggatgaatgggcaccacataacaatcaacagacaggaatgttccctcccagttggggaacacttcagtggtccaggacattcgacctcggatcttcgggtgaccatcctccaatgtGGACTTCGGGActggcagcagcgaaaagtggccgagcagaggctgatagctaagttcagtacccatagggagggcatgcacacatatattttgtggggtgaatttgtacttgcagggttacattgtgctctgctcaaaaactgcattcattcatgtaGACCTCtgagctcaaaagctgcatgaattcatgtaaaactccgttatctcactttttagattagtattaatctaagcatcatggcatagacagagaacaaagGGGGCCAACACcatcaacatattgtctagctatcaccattgttaacagctaacccgagaatgcaactttttaaaaaaaggttttgtgagaggcttaacaggcaatcaatttttcaatgtataatttcagttacatcacactgtaattttttgcgAAAAATTcggtgtgttaggattgagccctccactaccacctgatgaaggagcgacgctccgaaagctagtgtgcttccaattaaacctgttggactataacctggtgttgtgtgattttaactttgtacaccccagtccaacaccggcatctctaaatcatcaTTTTTGgtagcagttcatttcacacacgaactactctctgtataaagagATTGCCCTCTTGTACTTTTTGgatatttctccctcaccttaaaatacacccctagttttgaactcccctattcCAGGGAACAGACCATTGTCATTCACCATACttataccactcatgattttataaacctcaataggaTGATAGATGTTtaaaactctcttccacaaacacaGTTGATGCTAaatctgttgttaattttaaatctgggatAGGTAAATGTTTGTTCAGCAAAGGCATTAAGGagtatgggccaaaagcaggttAGGCCACAGGTTTcgttgaatagcagaacaggttagaggggctgaatggcctactctgttaCTATGTACCCTTTTCACAACCAATAAGAGAAGGTCATGGAAGCgatggaaagggtgcagaggggatttaccaggatgttgccttgtatggaaggaaggtcatatgaggaaaggcagagggtcttgaggctgtttttgttagagagaaggttgagaggtgacttaatagagacatacaagataatcagaaggttagatagagtggacattgagagccttttttcttggatggtgatggctaacatgaggggacatcgctttaaattgacaggtgatagatataggacagatgtcagaggtaggttctttactcagagagtagtaaggacatGGAACGCTCTGCCTGTCACCAACATTAAGGggatttaaatagtcattggataaatacatggatgataatggaatagtatggttagatgggcttcagattagctTTACAGGTCGGGCTGAAGGctgtgtactgcactgtaatgttctatgttctaaggtactacattacagaagagggagtgctgaaggtcttaaaatgcataaaggtagataaatccccaggagttGATCAAGTGTAATTGgcatatagtggacagtgaagaagattatctaagagtaaaacagggtcttgatcacctgggccagtgggccgaggaatggtggatggaatttaattttgataaatgcaaagtgttgcatttgtAAAAGATGAACCAGGGCAgggcttacacacttaatggcaggaccctggggAGTTTTGTTGAACAGTGAGACCTAGGATGCGGTACTCTGAAAgtggtatcacaggtagacagggcagtgaagaaagcatttggcaggctgtccttcatcagtcagaacattgaatataggagttggttTGTCAAATTATGGCtggataggacattggtgaggccacatttgaagtattacaTAATattctggtccccctgctataggaaggatgctattaaagtGGAAAagctgcaaagaagatttacaaggatgttactgagacaagaaggtttgagttataaggagaggcctgAGAGGCTTGGGCTTATTTCCGTGGAGTctaggaggttgtggggtgaccttatggaggtttataacatcatgaggaacttggataaggtgaatagacaatgtcttttttcaagtccaaaactggaggacatggGTTTCAGGCCAaaagagaaaggtttaaaaagggtCTGATGGATAACTTTTTCATCCAAAGGGTGATGggtatatggaatgtgctgtccATGCgtccatctgtctgtctgtctgtgtatctatctatctatctatctgtctgtctgtctgtctgtctgtctgtctgtctgtctgtctatctatctatctatctatctatctatctatctatctatctgtctgtctttctATCCAAATTGCCCCttagagaaaagatttaaaagggacctaacgggcaactttttatgcagagggtggtgtgtgtatggaatgagctgcctgaggaagtggtggaggctggtacaattgcaacatttaaaaggcatctggatggatatatgaatagaaggatttagagggatatgggctcgctaattgctggcaaatggaaccaggattaattaatgatatctggttagcatggacgagttgggtcgaagggcctgtttcagtgctgcatgACTTTACCATTTCTGTCTGCACTGCCCACTGGTATGTTTGATGCTGTTAGTTTGGTACTGTGGGTCCCATCTTATATCCAGGATAGTTCCTCAGTCCTGGCGAATGGtttcagcctgaaacgttgaatttcctgctcctcggatgctggctgacttgCTTTCCCAGCTTCATATCTGTCgcctctggcttccagcatctgtagtccttgctGTTCCCTCGTTCCTCAGTCTCTCTTGGCCCCGAAGGCGGTCAAAGTCAGTCTTTATTCACTCGCGCTCTCTTTGTGCTCCTCGCTCTTCCCGGAAAAAGGTGGAGTGAGCAGTCTCCAGGGTAACGGGGCGGTCTTTACAAATATTGGCTTCTAGTCTCGGGTAAAATCGACAGAGAAATAGCAGACTGGATGGCAAGCTGACAGAGAGCAGACCAGCGCCTGCTACCTTGGAGAATTCCACCCGAACCCTGCGGGAACTCTCAAAGTAAGTctcatcttcatgcacaggttctgGAAAGTTGAAATTAAAAGCTATTGAAATCGCGGGGAGTCTGCAGACAGAGGATTCTAAGCCGATTGAGAAAAGGAGATTGTCAAATAATTGAAACGAGCAATCTGTACGagaaatagatttaaaataagcGAATGATATTTAGCTCCTTCTTACTCTCAAATAGAATTTGGATTCTTGTTTTAAAACGGGATTCCGCTTGAATTGGGGCTTCCTTTGGAgaggaaaatcagaaattgctcgataaactcagcaggtctggcagcgtctgtccagacagaaacagagttaacatttcgggtctagtgaccctgCTTTTCAGAGAACGTTACCTTCTACTTTAAAGATCGTCTTCCCGGATCTGTCCTGTCCAGTGCAGGctaacacacacccacacacagacacacacacacacacacacaggcaaacacacacacacccacacacagacacacacacacagacatacacatagacacagacacacccacacacagacacacacacacacacacacaggcaaacacacacacacaaagacggacacacacacagacacacacagacacacacacagacagacacagacacagacatatacacacagatacacgcacacagacacacacacagacagatgcagacacacacacacagacacagacacattgcCTTTGCGGATGACTCTATGAGATGGGGGGAATCAGTCTCGTTCCGTATCAGATACAAAGCGTCAGTCTCGCTCATTGCTCACAATAACCCTGGCATCTGTGCCCCTGCTCTTTAAAACTCAAAAGGAAGTTGTTCCCCTCCAAATCTCCAGCCAAATATTGCTGTCACCCGTTGAAGTATTTCCTTTACGGCAAATTAATTTAGCTTCTTACTTTTTATGTTCAGAATTGGTCGTTACAGTGATTGTTAGTCATTTGTAACTAATATTTTGGTGTGAAATTATTGCAGAAATCAAAAACCTGAGGTAAGTTCTTTggcatggattttttttatttgattaagGAAacttctatctatctatctatctatctatctatctatctatctatctatctatctatctacctatctaCCTATCCATCCacttatctatctatctatcaatcTATGTAGCCCCCTAGGGGAAAGAccgaaaagggacctaagaggtaacattttcagtggtgggcgtttggaatgagttgtcagaggaagtggtggagtcagctacaattacagcatttaaaaggcatctggattgtcacataaatagaaagggtttagataaATTTAGCTGGTAAATGGACCTGATTaaatcaggatatctggtcagcatggacaagttggactgaagggtctgtttccgtggtgtacaaCTCTCtctttatctatctatctatctagctatctatctatctatctatatatctATTTTTTATCTATCGCAATTCTGTGTATTCAGTAAACATATTATCAACTTTATTGtgttaatgtgttttttttaagttgtggGGTAAAATTTGACTTGACAAAGATCCAAAATGAACTGTATTTGTGTTTCAGTTGAGCTAAGTATCACACTGGGTTCTAAGCTGCTGATAGATAGGATACTTCTGGTGCTGTCTCTCTGTCAAAGTGGTATCCATCACCCCTCCCCTAGGTGTCCAATGTAAAACTGTGCCCTTGTTAATGTCTTGTCTCGGTTTCAGACCATCATAATGGACGATATTGCAGGATGAATTTTGACAAGACAGGCCTCTCCTGAATGATGCTTCACATCGACATCATCGCAAATGCATCAACCAACAACACCTGTGCCGATGAGTCGAGATCCGTTCACATCCCAATTATCTTCATGACTATTGGCGTCCTCTCCAATGGTGTTGCTCTGGTCATTCTGGTGAAGGCCTATAAAAGGTTCAGACAGAAATGGAGAGCATCCTTCCTGCTGTTTGCCAGCGGACTGGTCTGCACAGACTGCTTGGGCCATATCATCACTGGTTCCATAACCATCAGGGTGTATGCCATGAACAAAAACTGGGCAAGGATTGACTCCTCGGGACATCTCTGCCCATTTTTAGGAACCAGCATGGTTTTCTTTGGCCTCTCAGCCTTATTCCTTGGCAGCGTCATGGCAATTGAACGGTGCCTGGGCATCACTCAGCCCCTTTTTCATTCTGCCAAGGTGACTTCACGCCGTGTCATGTTTATCCTGGGTGGCACTTGGCTGTTTGCCCTGGTAATCGCTTTGCTCCCTGTTCTCCAATTTGGAAAATATACAGTTCAATGCACTCAGACCTGGTGCTTCCTAAACACAAAGGACATCAAGTTTGGGGTGGACAGTGGAATTCTGCTCCTGTTCTCGTCCTTGGGATTGACTGCTCTCAGCATTTCCTTCCTGTGCAACACCATTAGTGGCATGGCTCTGGTGAGAAATCACATGAAGAACAAGCTCAACAGACAAGGGAAATCACACCATGTAGAAATGTTGGTCCAATTAATGACCATAATGCTTGTCTCCTGTGTTTGTTGGGGTCCATTCCTGGTAAGCCAACCTATCTATACTGTGTCTTCTGGCACCAAATACTTACTTCCAAATATTTACCATCACTGATGAACACCTTTGTGTaaaatctttccctttttaaaaatgttattgttgTTATAAAGCCCTTTGACAACCAAATCTGAAAAGTGGATTAACAATGGTTATGTTATGTGCATTATATTTTATACACAAATGCATAAGCAAgtgcactaccaagaatattaACTGA
The Chiloscyllium plagiosum isolate BGI_BamShark_2017 chromosome 11, ASM401019v2, whole genome shotgun sequence DNA segment above includes these coding regions:
- the LOC122554143 gene encoding prostaglandin F2-alpha receptor-like isoform X1, whose amino-acid sequence is MMLHIDIIANASTNNTCADESRSVHIPIIFMTIGVLSNGVALVILVKAYKRFRQKWRASFLLFASGLVCTDCLGHIITGSITIRVYAMNKNWARIDSSGHLCPFLGTSMVFFGLSALFLGSVMAIERCLGITQPLFHSAKVTSRRVMFILGGTWLFALVIALLPVLQFGKYTVQCTQTWCFLNTKDIKFGVDSGILLLFSSLGLTALSISFLCNTISGMALVRNHMKNKLNRQGKSHHVEMLVQLMTIMLVSCVCWGPFLVSVATIGSLNASPEAITSLLFSVRMAAWNQILDPWVYILLRKSVLKKIWKITNMCMGRQNIRLHNWNCSSLQSTIKSAAMESSLTAVKRQPEISRIN